The Panicum hallii strain FIL2 chromosome 9, PHallii_v3.1, whole genome shotgun sequence genome has a window encoding:
- the LOC112874632 gene encoding mediator of RNA polymerase II transcription subunit 12 isoform X2 translates to MQRYTGAAGNTAGFSGAAPGARDTARLDGSPFSSSNYPVSSRRQQQLAPYKLKCDKEPLNNKLGPPDFYPQTPNCPEETLTKEYAQAGYKETVEGIEEAREIVLSQIPHFCKPDVVVKCKEALKKRLRAINESRAQKRKAGQVYGVPLSGSLLIKSGVYPEQRPCNEDTRRKWAEALAQPNKRLRSLSEHVPHGYRRKSLFEVLTRYNVPLLRATWFVKVTYLNQARPTPNSISAGASDNQRSNQWTKDVVEYLQQILDELCLKEGTVVPPSFREQSSPGLSGTNQIKVKTEASPAGGDGEEPLVHYKWRYMVRLIQWHLTEELLVPSVLIEWLSNQLQERDSVDVLELLLPIVLGLVDTITLSQTYVRMFVELLIRRLNDASVVDSPKRPSVSSVIAELLRYMVLAVPDTFVSLDCFPLPSFVVPDVYGRGALLKITGGGGIASSKRRDAYRYLSCGYAVCSIQKRASDLATVANPNLQVRGAAKVVQALDKALVTGNLSMAYSSLFNDLSDALMEERWIKEVSPCLQSSLMWIGTVELSLICSIFFLCEWATCDYRDCRASPCQNVKFTGRRDLSQIHVAVSILKNKMDELNNLSRSKSSNRITTNNNVKGSSLNDGFLVSAAVNDSSGVRSNAKNVDEKKDTNDIFESPGPLHDIIVCWLDQHEVSSVAGFTRVDVLIVELIRNGIFYPQAYVRQLIISGITDKNDTMLDVERKRRHHRTLKQLPGSSLFDILEETRTAEEQQLYEMMSTYSSERRLVLSELSCGPSFYASSRGEHTSSSGIRKQNDHTVASGGDKHGRVPEQVEDVKALVSSLLSFTYPHPVESEPCQIKTSFQESSTSTLSQVEIGEAKNGCEDCMRSKGQKLDDGATPFQGFPLIQSDEEDIWWVRKGTKLHESFNVEPAQKSVKQTSRGRAKVVRKTQSLAQLAAARIEGSQGASTSHVCESKMSCPHHKPNNDGDNAKDFDHTRTTNLTEVGKSLKRLRLIERRSVSLWLLKSIRQLVEGNEMTASKTTNSISTLSLQPDDKSVSKWRLGDEELLSVLYVLDTCCDLVSGARFLVWLLAKIRGGLGPSGQPGRSSMHLRNREHQVCQVSEALVFSSLLRYENILLATDILPDFLSASVNRNSVSATARHPGSAAFAYVRYFLKKYRDVASVARWEKNFRTTCDQRLLAELDNGRSIDGDLVSSSGISAGDEIDEQVRQKLNGRSSRLLQNMKEIVQRQADEVQRSLKEKKVLAAPKSPPSFEKEDSYQISHDIVLGLVECIRQNGGANPDGDLSIVASAVSAVVVNAGHVIAKHLDFAGGNYQGVNSVSNSLNFVRHTLRIHINSLCLLKESLGDRFSRVFEIALAVEASAAVTAAFAPAKIHRNQFQPSPETHDAYGNNTSDLGNSGKGFVGRTAKVAAAVSALVVGAIVHGAVSLERMVAALKVKDGLDILQLLRGLKTSTNGVSRPTGTFRMENSTEVSAHWFRILLGNCRTVYDGLIADILGESYILALSRLQQTLPLSVIFPPAYSMFAMVLWRRYIFSREDPQLYQSLSNAINDITRHQPFREICFRNTHQLYNLLASDVGDSEFAAMLESHTPDRNSKILPFIPLRARLFLDALIDCNTPTTTQGDGASEPCDPKDNELKLSERLMQLLDTLQPAKFHWQWVEMRLLLDEQALMEKVAAGKTALESLRSLSPNAEGFALSDSEKGFTEVILSRLIARPDAAPLYSEVVHLLGKLQESLVMDVKWILQGQDAILGRRSTRQQLVHIAQRKGLSTKAQVWKPWGWSSLLSDVIANKTAKRKLEVTSIEEGEVVDDTVDAKRPSKTSSHSVDRSVEGIRSINKYLTEKALAELVLPCIDRSSADIRGILSGDLIKQMGAISEHIKAISRNGAKQAGSVPSGNEMPSSKSSGRKGIRGGSPNIGRRTPVGNDPSPPSASALRAALWLRLQFIIRLLPVIMADRSMRHTLASAILGLLATRMIYEDADLPLPPTNATALRREVDSLLEPPLDVLLDRPGESLFERLLCVLHALLGSCKPSWLKSRSASKSTIRTQRDFSAFDNEAAEGLQSALDHMELPETIRRRIQAAMPILPPSRHPSIQCQPPQLSLAALTPLQSCTSSAGPQQKSSCVSWVPTNVSSRSKAVLPSHDPEMEVDPWALLEDGTSCPSTSSGSNGTSGVTGDHANLKACSWLKGTVRVRRTELTYIGSLDDDS, encoded by the exons ATGCAAAGGTACACGGGCGCCGCCGGCAATACTGCTGGCTTTAGCGGCGCCGCGCCCGGTGCCAGGGATACTGCAAGGTTGGACGGCTCACCCTTCTCCTCCTCCAACTACCCCGTCAGCTCAAG GCGGCAACAACAGCTAGCTCCGTACAAGCTGAAGTGTGACAAAGAGCCACTTAATAACAA GCTTGGGCCACCTGACTTCTATCCACAGACGCCAAACTGTCCTGAAGAAACATTAACCAAAGAGTATGCACAAGCTGGGTATAAGGAGACTGTTGAAGGAATTGAG GAAGCTAGAGAGATTGTACTCAGCCAGATCCCGCACTTTTGCAAGCCAGATGTCGTCGTAAAATGCAAGGAG GCACTAAAGAAGAGGTTAAGGGCTATCAACGAATCTCGTGCTCAAAAGAGAAAG GCTGGCCAAGTTTATGGAGTTCCTCTTTCTGGATCTCTATTGATCAAGTCTGGAGTTTACCCGGAGCAAAGGCCATGTAACGAGGACACACGCAGAAAATGGGCTGAG GCTCTTGCTCAGCCAAACAAGCGGCTGCGTTCACTATCTGAGCATGTTCCTCATGGTTATCGTAGGAAATCACTTTTTGAAGTTCTCACTCGATATAATGTCCCATTGTTAAGGGCAACATGGTTTGTGAAAGTCACATACCTCAATCAG GCCCGTCCAACACCAAACAGTATTTCAGCTGGTGCTTCTGATAATCAGCGATCTAATCAGTGGACAAAGGATGTTGTTGAATATTTACAACAGATTTTGGACGAACTTTGTTTGAAAGAGGGCACTGTTGTACCTCCATCTTTTAGAGAGCAGTCATCACCGGGACTTTCTGGAACCAATCAAATAAAAGTGAAAACTGAAGCATCCCCAGCTGGTGGAGATGGTGAAGAACCCTTGGTGCACTACAAATGGCGGTATATGGTTCGTCTCATCCAATGGCATCTCACAGAAGAATTGCTTGTTCCCTCGGTACTTATCGAATGGTTATCTAACCAACTTCAG GAGAGAGATTCAGTTGATGTTTTAGAGCTTCTTTTGCCTATTGTACTTGGTCTGGTTGACACCATTACTCTCTCACAAACATATGTGCGCATGTTCGTGGAGCTACTAATTAGACGTCTCAATGACGCTTCTGTTGTGGACAGTCCAAAAAGGCCATCAGTTTCTTCTGTTATAGCAGAGTTATTGCGATACATGGTACTAGCAGTGCCAGATACATTTGTTTCTCTGGATTGCTTTCCGCTTCCGTCATTTGTGGTTCCTGATGTATATGGTAGAGGTGCTCTGTTGAAGATAACTGGTGGTGGTGGAATTGCTAGTTCTAAGAGGCGAGATGCTTATCGCTACTTGTCTTGTGGTTATGCTGTTTGTTCAATCCAGAAACGTGCATCTGATCTTGCAACTGTGGCCAACCCTAACCTTCAAGTGCGTGGTGCAGCCAAAGTGGTACAGGCTTTGGACAAAGCTCTTGTCACAGGAAATTTGTCAATGGCATACTCTTCACTCTTTAATGATTTATCTGATGCGTTAATGGAAGAGAGATGGATTAAAGAAGTCAGCCCCTGTTTGCAGTCTTCTCTGATGTGGATTGGGACTGTTGAGCTATCCCTAATCTGTTCCATATTTTTCCTTTGTGAATGGGCGACATGTGACTACCGTGATTGCCGTGCATCTCCCTGTCAGAATGTAAAATTTACAGGAAGAAGGGATTTGTCTCAGATACATGTGGCAGTGTCTATCTTGAAGAATAAAATGGACGAGTTGAATAACTTATCTCGTTCTAAGAGTAGCAATCGCATTACCACGAATAATAATGTCAAAGGTTCTTCATTGAATGATGGTTTTTTGGTATCAGCTGCTGTCAATGATTCTTCTGGAGTAAGAAGTAATGCAAAAAATGTGGATGAGAAGAAGGATACGAACGATATCTTTGAAAGCCCTGGTCCACTGCATGATATTATCGTATGTTGGTTGGATCAGCATGAGGTTAGCAGTGTTGCAGGTTTTACACGGGTGGATGTTCTCATTGTAGAACTTATCCGCAATGGTATATTTTATCCTCAGGCTTATGTCAGGCAGCTAATTATTAGTGGAATTACTGACAAGAATGACACAATGTTGGATGTTGAAAGAAAAAGGAGGCATCACAGAACTTTAAAGCAGCTTCCAGGATCTTCTTTATTTGATATTCTTGAGGAAACTAGAACTGCTGAAGAGCAACAATTATATGAGATGATGTCAACATACTCTAGCGAGCGCCGCCTTGTTCTTTCGGAACTTTCATGTGGTCCCTCATTTTATGCAAGTAGCAGAGGTGAGCATACTTCAAGTTCCGGCATTCGGAAGCAGAATGATCATACAGTTGCATCAGGAGGTGATAAGCATGGAAGGGTGCCAGAACAAGTTGAAGATGTAAAAGCCCTAGTGTCAAGTCTGTTGAGTTTTACATATCCTCACCCAGTGGAATCAGAACCATGCCAAATCAAAACAAGCTTTCAAGAATCATCAACTTCAACCCTCTCGCAAGTTGAAATTGGAGAAGCAAAAAATGGATGCGAGGATTGTATGAGGTCCAAGGGGCAGAAATTGGATGATGGTGCCACTCCATTCCAAGGGTTTCCATTGATTCAGTCAGATGAGGAAGATATTTGGTGGGTTAGGAAAGGAACAAAGTTACATGAATCTTTCAATGTTGAACCTGCACAGAAGTCTGTTAAGCAAACTTCTAGGGGTAGGGCAAAAGTGGTTCGTAAAACACAAAGTCTTGCACAGCTTGCAGCTGCTAGAATCGAAGGTAGCCAGGGGGCGTCTACTAGTCATGTTTGTGAAAGCAAGATGAGCTGTCCCCACCATAAACCTAATAATGATGGTGACAATGCCAAAGATTTTGATCACACGAGGACGACAAATCTGACTGAAGTTGGAAAGTCACTAAAAAGACTTAGATTGATCGAAAGGCGATCTGTTTCTTTGTGGTTACTGAAATCAATAAGACAACTTGTTGAAGGAAATGAAATGACAGCTTCTAAAACTACCAATTCCATAAGCACCCTTTCCTTACAGCCTGATGATAAATCTGTATCCAAATGGAGGCTAGGTGATGAAGAATTGCTGTCAGTTCTCTATGTACTGGATACATGCTGTGATTTAGTCTCTGGTGCTAGGTTCCTTGTATGGTTGCTAGCAAAAATTCGTGGTGGATTGGGCCCCTCAGGCCAACCTGGGAGGAGTTCTATGCATTTGAGGAACAGAGAACACCAAGTTTGTCAGGTCAGCGAGGCACTTGTGTTCTCATCTCTACTTAG GTATGAGAACATACTTCTTGCGACTGATATCTTGCCTGATTTTCTAAGTGCTTCAGTGAACAGAAATTCTGTGTCAGCAACTGCCAGGCATCCTGGTTCAGCAGCTTTTGCTTATGTCCGATACTTTTTGAAGAAATACAGAGACGTGGCTAGCGTGGCTAGGTGGGAGAAAAACTTTCGGACCACATGTGACCAGCGACTGTTAGCTGAGCTTGATAATGGGAGGTCAATTGATGGCGATTTGGTTTCATCTTCGGGGATTTCAGCAGGTGACGAGATTGATGAGCAGGTGCGCCAAAAATTGAATGGACGGAGTTCAAGACTTTTGCAGAATATGAAGGAGATAGTGCAGCGGCAAGCTGATGAGGTTCAACGCAGTTTAAAGGAAAAGAAAGTTCTTGCTGCACCCAAGAGTCCACCCTCTTTTGAGAAAGAGGATAGTTATCAGATTTCGCATGACATTGTTTTGGGTTTAGTAGAATGTATCAGGCAAAATGGGGGTGCAAATCCAGATGGAGACCTTTCAATAGTTGCTTCTGCTGTTTCTGCAGTTGTTGTGAATGCTGGGCATGTGATAGCGAAGCATTTGGATTTTGCAGGAGGCAATTATCAAGGTGTTAATTCCGTGAGTAATTCGCTAAATTTTGTTCGACACACTTTGCGTATCCACATAAATTCTCTTTGCTTACTGAAAGAATCTCTTGGGGATCGCTTCAGTCGTGTATTTGAAATAGCTCTGGCAGTTGAAGCTTCTGCAGCTGTTACAGCAGCTTTTGCTCCTGCAAAGATACACCGCAATCAGTTTCAACCTTCTCCTGAGACCCATGATGCATATGGAAATAATACAAGTGACCTCGGCAACTCAGGGAAAGGTTTTGTTGGGAGGACTGCAAAAGTAGCTGCTGCTGTTTCTGCGCTTGTTGTGGGGGCTATTGTTCATGGAGCTGTTAGCCTTGAGCGGATGGTTGCTGCTTTAAAAGTAAAAGATGGTTTGGACATTCTGCAACTCCTAAGAGGTTTGAAAACAAGTACAAACGGTGTATCCCGTCCTACTGGAACTTTCAGGATGGAGAATTCCACAGAAGTTTCGGCACATTGGTTTAGGATTCTATTGGGGAACTGCAGAACTGTCTATGATGGGCTTATTGCTGATATTCTTGGTGAATCATACATTCTTGCACTCTCAAGGTTGCAGCAGACTCTTCCGTTGAGTGTGATCTTTCCTCCAGCCTACTCAATGTTTGCAATGGTTCTTTGGAGACGATATATTTTTAGCCGTGAAGATCCACAGCTTTATCAGTCTCTATCAAACGCAATAAATGATATTACCAGACATCAGCCTTTTCGGGAGATCTGCTTCCGTAATACACATCAGCTGTATAATCTTCTGGCTTCTGATGTTGGTGATTCGGAGTTTGCAGCAATGCTTGAAAGTCATACCCCTGACAGGAATTCAAAAATATTGCCGTTTATACCTCTCCGCGCCCGGCTTTTTCTGGATGCTCTCATTGATTGCAACACACCAACAACTACTCAGGGGGATGGTGCTTCAGAACCTTGTGACCCCAAAGATAATGAGTTAAAGCTCTCAGAGAGGCTTATGCAACTACTTGATACTCTTCAGCCTGCAAAGTTCCATTGGCAATGGGTTGAAATGAGGCTTCTTTTAGATGAACAGGCTCTTATGGAAAAAGTTGCAGCAGGCAAGACAGCACTTGAATCACTTCGGTCATTGTCCCCTAACGCTGAGGGTTTTGCCCTCTCTGATAGTGAGAAAGGGTTTACTGAAGTCATTCTATCAAGGCTAATTGCTAGACCTGATGCTGCTCCTCTCTACTCAGAAGTTGTCCACCTTCTTGGAAAACTTCAGGAGTCACTTGTCATGGATGTAAAATGGATCTTACAAGGGCAAGACGCTATTCTTGGGCGCAGGTCAACAAGACAGCAGCTTGTTCATATAGCCCAACGAAAAGGGCTTTCAACAAAGGCACAAGTTTGGAAACCATGGGGTTGGTCCAGCTTGCTTAGTGATGTCATTGCTAATAAAACTGCAAAAAGGAAGTTGGAAGTCACATCAATTGAGGAAGGAGAAGTTGTGGATGACACTGTTGATGCTAAAAGGCCTAGCAAGACTTCCTCCCATAGTGTGGATAGAAGCGTTGAAGGGATTAGATCTATAAATAAATATTTAACTGAGAAAGCCCTTGCTGAGTTAGTATTGCCATGCATCGACAGAAGTTCTGCTGATATCCGTGGTATACTTTCTGGTGATTTGATCAAACAGATGGGAGCTATTAGTGAGCATATCAAAGCAATATCACGAAATGGTGCTAAACAAGCTGGTTCAGTTCCTTCAGGAAATGAGATGCCATCAAGCAAGTCCAGTGGTCGTAAAGGAATTCGAGGTGGAAGTCCAAATATTGGCAGAAGAACTCCGGTTGGTAATGATCCAAGTCCCCCTTCAGCATCCGCTCTGCGGGCGGCGTTGTGGTTACGCCTCCAATTCATCATTAGGTTGCTTCCAGTAATCATGGCAGACAG GAGCATGAGACATACACTTGCTTCTGCAATTCTGGGCCTGCTTGCAACACGCATGATTTATGAAGATGCAGATTTGCCCCTTCCTCCTACCAATGCAACTGCTTTAAGGCGGGAGGTGGATTCCTTGCTGGAGCCTCCCCTGGATGTCCTGCTTGATCGCCCTGGTGAAAGTCTTTTTGAGAGGCTGTTATGTGTTCTCCATGCACTGCTTGGCAGCTGCAAACCAAGTTGGCTGAAGTCAAGGTCAGCCTCTAAGTCAACTATTCGAACTCAGCGAGATTTCTCCGCGTTTGATAATGAAGCCGCTGAGGGCTTGCAG TCTGCATTGGATCACATGGAGTTGCCTGAAACAATCAGGCGGAGGATCCAAGCGGCAATGCCTATTCTGCCACCATCTCGGCACCCTTCTATACAATGCCAACCTCCTCAGTTGTCGTTGGCTGCATTAACACCACTCCAGAGCTGTACATCAAGTGCAGGTCCTCAACAGAAAAGTAGTTGTGTGAGTTGGGTGCCTACCAATGTCTCGAGCAGAAGCAAGGCGGTATTGCCTTCTCATGATCCTGAGATGGAGGTAGATCCATGGGCTTTGCTCGAAGATGGCACAAGCTGTCCCTCCACGTCATCTGGAAGCAATGGTACGAGTGGCGTGACGGGTGACCATGCTAATCTGAAAGCGTGCAGCTGGCTCAAGGGTACTGTGAGGGTGAGGAGGACAGAACTGACCTACATTGGGTCTCTAGATGATGACAGCTGA